The Acetomicrobium flavidum genome window below encodes:
- a CDS encoding transglycosylase SLT domain-containing protein has product MILKKSLRARYYIMAKIVTIFLFFSTILSIATPGIGEINDEKSKENIVFHDKIIQTLAETGNSPEDIIRWQKECPTSTLRFLSEMLPDEQEMIASLAKYIRKVNPKIASKTLWREACAFAYYSKKYGVPKELLIAVAKAESHFDPKATSSKGAVGVMQVVWDTHSALLSANGITSKNHLNDPELGIAAGALLLSRYIRAYGSEHKALDRYYGTASVRYKNMINKNMMALESFL; this is encoded by the coding sequence ATGATATTGAAGAAATCGCTTCGCGCGAGATACTATATCATGGCAAAGATAGTAACGATATTTTTATTTTTCTCTACCATACTATCCATCGCTACTCCCGGAATTGGTGAGATAAATGACGAAAAATCAAAAGAAAATATCGTTTTTCACGATAAGATCATTCAAACATTGGCAGAAACAGGCAATTCTCCTGAAGATATAATTCGCTGGCAAAAAGAATGCCCCACCTCCACGCTTAGGTTTTTAAGCGAAATGCTTCCAGATGAGCAGGAAATGATAGCATCCCTCGCCAAGTACATCAGAAAGGTCAACCCCAAAATCGCATCCAAGACGTTATGGAGGGAAGCCTGTGCTTTCGCATACTACTCTAAAAAATATGGCGTTCCCAAGGAGCTCCTCATCGCCGTTGCCAAGGCTGAAAGCCACTTCGATCCCAAGGCGACCAGCTCCAAAGGTGCCGTTGGAGTCATGCAGGTAGTGTGGGATACGCACTCTGCTCTACTTTCAGCCAACGGAATAACGTCAAAAAACCACCTAAACGACCCCGAGCTTGGAATAGCCGCCGGTGCATTGTTGCTGTCTCGTTATATTAGGGCTTACGGATCGGAGCATAAGGCATTAGATCGATATTACGGAACGGCATCCGTAAGGTACAAAAATATGATCAACAAAAACATGATGGCACTTGAAAGTTTTCTATAA
- a CDS encoding class II SORL domain-containing protein, with the protein MKFEALMQSGDWKGEKHIPVIESPDEVASGEAFVITVSVGKEIPHPNTTEHHIRWIKLFFKGEDEKFPFEIGSYEFTAHGEHVGGPNTGPAYSEPCVTAKVKLNKSGTLLAMSYCNIHGLWESSKEIKVK; encoded by the coding sequence ATGAAGTTTGAGGCCTTAATGCAGTCAGGCGATTGGAAGGGTGAAAAGCATATCCCGGTCATTGAGTCTCCCGATGAGGTCGCTTCCGGCGAAGCGTTCGTTATTACGGTTAGCGTGGGCAAGGAAATACCTCACCCCAATACGACGGAACATCATATCAGATGGATAAAGTTATTCTTTAAGGGGGAGGATGAAAAGTTCCCCTTTGAGATTGGTTCTTACGAATTTACGGCTCACGGAGAGCATGTTGGCGGTCCCAATACTGGCCCAGCTTACAGCGAGCCCTGCGTAACCGCCAAGGTTAAGCTTAACAAATCCGGTACGCTTTTGGCCATGTCCTATTGCAACATACATGGATTATGGGAAAGTTCTAAGGAGATAAAGGTAAAGTAA
- a CDS encoding cell division protein FtsL, giving the protein MKKYLSFVVKGIVLVVIFAFLSLCLTQPSYGTEFEDLVSLYESKEAGESDGLKLQERLLQQAPKDMSQYDMWESLFNKDLNDEKRASIALRLISELFPQGDPALWSSIEGLWIPQMVPKPLAALDAVYVAIGSLLSMDEKGAPWLARSLFLRLYESREARIYGIRTAPVEVANIIEKIKTKAPLAPLGGWPTPNMVGNLPFACKIYGYISVDTALSYNMTFLDSMGRPRGGSGLYAWDRARGRIYIVRSGPSEDEIWSPF; this is encoded by the coding sequence ATGAAAAAATATCTAAGTTTCGTCGTTAAAGGGATAGTTTTGGTCGTAATATTTGCCTTTTTGTCCCTTTGTCTTACGCAGCCTTCCTATGGAACGGAGTTCGAGGACCTCGTTTCTTTATACGAGAGCAAGGAAGCCGGAGAAAGCGACGGTTTAAAGCTGCAAGAGCGCCTATTACAGCAGGCCCCTAAGGATATGTCTCAATATGATATGTGGGAATCATTATTTAACAAGGATTTAAACGACGAAAAAAGAGCCTCAATTGCATTGAGACTGATCAGTGAACTATTTCCACAGGGAGATCCGGCCCTCTGGAGTTCGATAGAGGGTCTATGGATACCTCAAATGGTCCCAAAACCACTGGCTGCCTTAGATGCCGTGTATGTGGCTATAGGTTCGTTGCTGTCGATGGACGAAAAGGGCGCTCCCTGGCTTGCAAGGAGTTTATTTTTGCGCCTTTACGAATCAAGAGAAGCTAGGATCTATGGCATACGGACCGCTCCGGTTGAGGTGGCAAACATCATAGAAAAGATAAAGACTAAAGCTCCTCTGGCTCCCCTTGGGGGCTGGCCTACTCCCAATATGGTCGGAAATCTTCCCTTTGCGTGCAAGATATATGGCTATATCAGCGTGGATACCGCTCTTTCATATAATATGACGTTTCTTGATTCTATGGGAAGGCCACGCGGTGGATCGGGCCTTTACGCGTGGGATAGGGCAAGGGGTAGAATATATATTGTAAGAAGCGGACCTTCGGAAGATGAGATATGGTCTCCTTTTTAA
- a CDS encoding DciA family protein gives MKFRMKEAPEHVSKVLERELSKELKDLLDFYRIKKTWAELVGMASNKSKPIQIQGRKLQVIAASPLIAQEINMRSGQIISRALSLGINIDSISVYVGNVLDKDEMSHSSTVPRLKPLSEEDIAQEVERAKERFKGKNLSDDMIERLSRLYVVYNKRFNSFS, from the coding sequence ATGAAGTTTAGGATGAAAGAAGCTCCAGAGCACGTGTCTAAGGTGCTTGAAAGGGAATTGTCTAAGGAACTTAAGGATCTGTTAGATTTTTACAGGATCAAAAAAACATGGGCAGAATTGGTTGGCATGGCATCAAATAAGTCGAAGCCAATCCAAATTCAGGGGAGGAAGCTTCAGGTAATAGCTGCATCACCTCTGATAGCTCAGGAAATAAATATGAGGAGTGGACAGATAATCTCCCGTGCCCTATCCTTGGGCATAAATATAGATTCCATATCGGTATATGTGGGAAATGTTCTCGATAAGGATGAGATGTCTCATTCAAGCACTGTTCCCCGATTAAAACCTTTAAGTGAAGAAGATATTGCCCAAGAGGTTGAAAGGGCAAAGGAAAGGTTTAAGGGTAAAAACCTGTCTGACGATATGATAGAGAGGTTGTCTAGGTTGTATGTAGTTTATAATAAAAGGTTTAATTCGTTTAGTTAA
- the mnmG gene encoding tRNA uridine-5-carboxymethylaminomethyl(34) synthesis enzyme MnmG, whose amino-acid sequence MSSVRDENTFDVIVVGAGHAGCEAALVSARMGARTLLLNLYLDNTALMPCNPSIGGPAKGHITREIDALGGEQARATDASTLHIRWLNTSKGPAVRALRAQCDPSDYHRHMIGTLETTDNLYVHQAMATDLLTEDGRVVGVKTLLGQIYNASCVIITTGPYTNGKVFIGQVSFPSGPLGQMPSLKLSSSLRQIGFEVDRLRTDTTPRLHADTIDFKSLKAQQSAAEPLCFSHWGEPRVYGGFSCYLTRSTPRTHEIIRSSLSRSPLARGDLESPGPRYCPSIEDKVIRFPDKESHPIFLEPTSRYTKEIYMQNFSTSLPYDVQVEMVRSIPGCERAHILKPGYAIEYDYFPPTQLHPWLETKLVEGLFFAGQINGTSGYEEAAAQGLIAGINAVLKLRGEEPLVLGRHEAYIGVLIDDLVTKGTREPYRMLTSRCEYRLLLRHDNADRRLAPIGRRLGLIDDVRWNVLTRKWKAIDDEIDRLKSVRVYPSQAVNDLLFSLGQKPIDEPILAYDLLKRPGIDHKFICKIVPPPQPLDDEVKSRVEIEVKYSGYIQKENALAAKMQRIEQLRIPRDMDYDDVFGLSSEGREKLKKIMPGTLGQAGRISGVTPSDLQVLWMYLETKERCKRS is encoded by the coding sequence ATGTCTTCTGTACGAGATGAAAATACCTTCGATGTAATAGTGGTTGGAGCTGGGCATGCAGGATGTGAAGCTGCGTTGGTTTCTGCACGGATGGGCGCCCGTACTCTTTTACTTAATCTCTATCTCGATAATACGGCCCTGATGCCCTGCAATCCCTCCATTGGAGGACCTGCCAAGGGTCACATAACTCGTGAGATAGATGCCTTGGGCGGAGAACAAGCCAGGGCCACGGACGCTTCGACCCTTCATATAAGATGGCTTAATACATCGAAGGGACCGGCTGTAAGGGCACTTAGAGCTCAGTGCGACCCATCCGATTACCATAGGCACATGATAGGAACACTGGAGACTACAGATAACCTGTACGTCCACCAGGCTATGGCAACAGACCTGCTTACAGAAGATGGACGTGTAGTAGGGGTTAAAACTTTGTTGGGCCAAATCTATAACGCCTCCTGCGTCATAATAACGACTGGACCTTATACGAACGGGAAGGTTTTCATAGGTCAGGTTAGCTTTCCTTCCGGACCTTTGGGTCAAATGCCATCGCTTAAATTATCATCTTCGCTAAGGCAAATTGGATTCGAGGTGGACAGGCTTAGGACCGATACGACGCCGAGGCTTCATGCCGACACGATAGATTTTAAATCTTTAAAAGCACAGCAGTCTGCAGCTGAACCGCTGTGCTTCAGCCATTGGGGAGAACCTCGCGTTTATGGGGGTTTTTCCTGTTATCTAACGAGATCTACTCCAAGGACCCATGAGATCATAAGGTCTTCTTTATCTCGATCCCCTTTGGCGAGAGGCGACTTGGAAAGTCCAGGCCCCCGTTACTGTCCGTCCATAGAGGATAAGGTCATCAGGTTTCCCGACAAGGAATCTCACCCGATATTCTTAGAGCCGACGTCACGCTACACTAAGGAGATATATATGCAAAACTTCTCGACGAGCCTGCCCTACGACGTCCAGGTCGAGATGGTAAGGAGCATCCCGGGGTGTGAAAGGGCACATATCCTTAAACCTGGTTATGCCATTGAATACGATTATTTTCCACCAACCCAGCTTCATCCATGGCTTGAGACCAAGTTGGTGGAGGGACTGTTTTTTGCCGGACAGATAAACGGTACTTCCGGTTACGAGGAAGCTGCAGCACAAGGGCTGATTGCAGGCATCAACGCCGTTTTGAAGTTAAGAGGCGAAGAGCCCCTTGTGCTGGGCAGGCACGAGGCCTACATAGGAGTATTGATAGATGACCTAGTTACCAAGGGAACACGTGAACCGTACAGGATGCTTACAAGCAGGTGTGAATACAGATTGCTATTGCGTCACGATAACGCAGACAGGAGGCTTGCCCCCATAGGCAGGCGTTTGGGCCTGATCGACGATGTGCGTTGGAATGTGTTGACCAGAAAATGGAAGGCTATCGATGATGAAATAGACCGCCTTAAAAGCGTGAGGGTTTACCCGTCGCAAGCTGTCAACGACTTGCTCTTTTCTTTGGGCCAAAAGCCCATAGATGAGCCGATCCTAGCCTACGATTTGTTGAAGAGGCCTGGTATAGACCATAAATTTATCTGTAAGATCGTCCCTCCGCCACAGCCCCTTGACGATGAGGTAAAATCAAGAGTAGAGATAGAGGTTAAGTATTCCGGTTACATACAGAAAGAAAATGCCTTGGCAGCTAAAATGCAGAGGATAGAGCAGCTTCGCATTCCCCGTGATATGGATTATGACGATGTCTTTGGCTTATCGTCGGAGGGAAGGGAGAAGTTAAAAAAGATAATGCCAGGCACTTTAGGCCAGGCTGGCCGAATATCAGGCGTTACGCCGTCGGACTTACAGGTTTTATGGATGTATCTGGAGACGAAGGAGAGATGTAAGAGGTCATGA
- the recF gene encoding DNA replication/repair protein RecF (All proteins in this family for which functions are known are DNA-binding proteins that assist the filamentation of RecA onto DNA for the initiation of recombination or recombinational repair.), whose translation MKFSQTYWLNYKNLKPERVCWYEGLNLIVGPNASGKTNTLEALSMLCGWWGSRRKKLKDLVNWQLQGRGVARLHSKFCGEEELAVSMTIDEKRVIEISGKQGNASILRAFIPCLSFWSDDVYLVDGPPYVRRNFLNQLCALIVPLYARRLYDYNKLLRHRNHSLKRGQYDSVIIKTMAPLAAWIWSYRRTIVDLLKISFKEISPSLLDFDVEIDMKEGSCDLFEDPLEGFYKSIAAFKNDEMARRVSLAGPHRDDLSMTITGRPASEALSRGQRRKLAVTLMLSAAKVVEFKMRKRPIILLDEITAELDSEAKSSLINALFNSGCQVIAATADDRIGEFPGKVWHIDQGGLSV comes from the coding sequence ATGAAATTTAGCCAAACATATTGGCTGAATTATAAAAACTTGAAACCGGAACGGGTCTGTTGGTATGAAGGTCTAAACTTAATAGTCGGCCCAAATGCCTCCGGCAAGACCAATACGCTTGAGGCTCTGTCCATGCTTTGCGGTTGGTGGGGGTCTCGACGCAAAAAACTTAAGGACCTTGTAAACTGGCAATTGCAAGGTCGTGGTGTAGCAAGGCTTCACTCCAAGTTTTGCGGAGAGGAAGAGCTTGCAGTATCGATGACAATCGATGAGAAGCGTGTTATCGAGATATCTGGTAAACAGGGTAATGCTTCAATATTACGAGCGTTCATCCCCTGTTTATCCTTCTGGAGCGACGATGTATATTTAGTAGATGGACCACCATACGTGCGACGAAACTTCTTGAATCAGCTGTGTGCTCTTATAGTACCTTTATATGCCAGAAGATTATACGATTATAATAAGCTTTTGCGACATAGAAATCACAGCTTAAAAAGGGGGCAATATGACTCTGTCATAATAAAGACGATGGCCCCCCTCGCAGCGTGGATTTGGTCCTATAGGAGAACGATAGTAGATCTCTTAAAGATAAGCTTTAAAGAGATATCTCCTTCGTTGCTTGATTTTGATGTCGAAATTGACATGAAGGAGGGCAGCTGTGACTTATTTGAGGATCCCTTGGAGGGGTTCTATAAGTCTATAGCGGCCTTTAAAAATGACGAGATGGCTAGGCGAGTATCGCTTGCTGGTCCCCATAGAGATGACTTAAGCATGACGATAACAGGCAGACCTGCCAGTGAGGCGTTAAGCCGGGGTCAGAGGAGAAAGCTCGCCGTGACGTTGATGCTCTCTGCTGCGAAGGTTGTGGAATTCAAGATGAGAAAAAGACCTATAATATTGTTGGACGAAATTACGGCGGAGCTCGATAGCGAGGCAAAATCTAGTTTGATCAACGCGCTTTTTAACAGCGGTTGCCAGGTGATTGCGGCTACCGCTGACGACAGGATAGGCGAATTTCCTGGAAAAGTCTGGCATATTGATCAAGGGGGATTATCAGTTTAA
- the dnaN gene encoding DNA polymerase III subunit beta has product MRIKIDDQALVRNWQIAERTSKGPKSMAVLSSIYVKAYNDVITLMATDLKTSIKCSIHEAKIEEEGECVFPTKGVGEIIKKLSTGYLIETTDRKVIIKDDRNQFTFTTYPTDEFPKLPTSASATLACHIEARELSRIISEGSFTGSSTEEFPPYLSSALLEFKEDSIKLIATDGKRLSLSEAILSETDHERTESLLIPIRGINELDRILSTLSEDTVVEILYDDSQCYFRTEDIELAIRRVESVFPPYEKIILSDKTTWMIVDRQQLIDALEKVEIVVRDFNKVVILNLKPAGNLLISACAQNVGEAFVHVDADIDGEPLKVGFNVSYLLQGLKAIGDPIVRMSFNGTHGQMRLQKLGDDKFLYILMPVILPEEMVKEEGETDEI; this is encoded by the coding sequence ATGAGGATAAAAATAGACGACCAAGCACTGGTAAGAAACTGGCAAATAGCAGAAAGGACATCAAAGGGACCTAAATCCATGGCAGTGCTTTCAAGCATATATGTTAAAGCATACAACGATGTAATAACATTAATGGCCACAGACCTCAAGACATCGATAAAATGTTCAATACATGAAGCAAAGATTGAGGAGGAAGGAGAATGCGTCTTTCCCACTAAGGGCGTTGGGGAGATCATTAAAAAGTTGTCCACAGGATACCTGATTGAGACAACGGATAGAAAGGTAATTATAAAGGACGACAGAAACCAATTCACCTTTACCACCTATCCGACAGACGAGTTTCCAAAACTGCCCACATCTGCCTCAGCTACACTTGCATGTCACATTGAGGCAAGAGAGCTATCGAGGATCATTTCCGAAGGCTCTTTTACAGGCTCCAGTACTGAGGAATTTCCACCATACCTATCGAGTGCTCTCTTGGAGTTCAAGGAGGATTCCATTAAGCTGATAGCCACGGATGGCAAGCGACTATCTTTATCCGAGGCCATTTTATCAGAAACGGATCATGAAAGGACAGAAAGCTTACTTATTCCAATAAGGGGAATTAATGAATTGGATAGGATATTATCTACGTTAAGTGAGGATACGGTCGTTGAAATTTTGTATGACGATTCGCAGTGCTATTTTAGAACCGAAGACATTGAATTGGCCATAAGGAGAGTTGAATCCGTATTTCCTCCTTACGAGAAGATAATCTTATCGGATAAGACCACCTGGATGATCGTAGATCGACAGCAGCTAATAGATGCTCTTGAAAAGGTCGAAATAGTTGTACGCGATTTTAATAAGGTCGTCATCTTAAATCTAAAGCCGGCAGGAAACCTCCTGATATCCGCCTGTGCCCAAAACGTAGGAGAGGCCTTCGTTCATGTTGACGCAGATATTGACGGAGAGCCGCTCAAGGTTGGATTTAACGTATCCTACCTGCTGCAGGGGCTTAAGGCAATCGGAGATCCCATCGTGCGAATGAGCTTTAACGGAACACACGGACAGATGAGGTTGCAAAAGCTTGGGGATGACAAGTTCCTCTACATCCTTATGCCGGTCATATTGCCCGAGGAAATGGTAAAAGAAGAAGGAGAAACGGATGAAATTTAG
- the dnaA gene encoding chromosomal replication initiator protein DnaA, which produces MNDKLNEMWKEVLSMAREKLPQGATEIWLKTCLPISLEGGILTLDVPNVFVKEQIQSRFLGGLRELVTGRGLAREVELVVGTEMRDGEQKRAETAARQAPPPPDGLNPNYYFDTFVVGKSNRLAHAASLAVAESPGVAYNPLFIWGGVGLGKTHLMHAIGHYILEHLPGARVVYASSEKFTNELISAIQNNKTQEFKAKFRNVDILLIDDIQFLANKESTQEEFFHTFNSLHNAKRQIVLSSDRPPKEIQSIEQRLVSRFEWGLVTDIQPPDLETRIAILQKKAEFKGYTIPEDVVYFLAQNIPSNIRELEGALNRIIACSQLNMEPITIENAAEWLKDIIKMQKVGPVSIEMIQDIVASHFGFDVEDLKSSKRTADLALARQVAMYLARELTESSLQQIGMAFNKKDHTTVLHACRKIEEMLKEDVKMKKIVDNLADNVRSSRE; this is translated from the coding sequence GTGAACGACAAGTTAAACGAGATGTGGAAAGAAGTTTTATCGATGGCTCGTGAAAAACTCCCTCAAGGAGCTACGGAGATATGGCTTAAGACATGCCTGCCCATATCGCTGGAGGGTGGAATTCTAACCTTGGATGTGCCCAACGTGTTCGTGAAGGAACAGATTCAATCGCGCTTCCTAGGCGGCCTAAGAGAACTGGTCACGGGCAGAGGATTGGCCAGAGAAGTAGAGCTAGTCGTGGGCACCGAGATGAGAGACGGAGAGCAAAAAAGGGCCGAAACCGCTGCAAGACAGGCCCCGCCGCCACCTGATGGCCTTAACCCGAACTACTACTTCGACACCTTTGTCGTAGGAAAATCAAACAGGCTTGCTCATGCAGCAAGCTTAGCTGTAGCCGAATCTCCCGGAGTAGCCTACAATCCGCTCTTCATATGGGGAGGCGTTGGATTGGGCAAGACGCATCTCATGCACGCCATAGGACATTACATATTAGAACATCTCCCGGGAGCACGTGTAGTATACGCCAGTTCCGAGAAGTTCACCAACGAGCTGATATCGGCCATACAGAACAATAAGACTCAAGAGTTCAAGGCAAAATTTAGGAACGTCGATATACTCCTTATCGACGACATTCAGTTTTTGGCCAACAAGGAAAGCACTCAGGAGGAATTTTTCCATACCTTTAACAGCCTTCACAATGCAAAGCGCCAAATCGTATTGAGCTCGGATAGACCCCCAAAGGAGATACAGAGCATCGAGCAGAGATTGGTCTCCAGGTTCGAGTGGGGGTTGGTGACCGATATCCAGCCACCTGACCTGGAGACCAGAATAGCTATACTACAGAAAAAGGCCGAATTTAAGGGATATACCATCCCGGAAGATGTCGTGTACTTTTTAGCTCAAAACATACCGAGCAACATCAGGGAGCTGGAAGGAGCATTAAATCGCATCATAGCATGTTCCCAGCTAAATATGGAGCCCATAACCATAGAAAACGCTGCTGAATGGCTTAAGGACATAATAAAGATGCAAAAAGTCGGTCCGGTGTCCATAGAGATGATTCAGGACATCGTGGCATCTCACTTCGGCTTTGATGTGGAAGACTTAAAGAGCTCCAAGAGGACTGCGGATTTAGCCTTGGCAAGACAGGTAGCCATGTATTTAGCCAGGGAGTTGACCGAGTCCAGCTTGCAGCAAATAGGAATGGCATTCAATAAAAAGGATCATACTACAGTTCTTCACGCCTGCAGAAAGATTGAGGAAATGTTAAAAGAGGATGTAAAGATGAAAAAGATTGTGGATAACTTGGCGGACAACGTACGATCATCCCGTGAATAA
- a CDS encoding metallophosphoesterase family protein, with translation MSLRKLLIKSTEINIRLPFRRDNMVERDADSPLVIIGDLHGERDSLKDIIDVVGDERDSLFLFLGDYVDRGSDCIGLLEDILTFQARNQDRVILLRGNHEDWNMNVRYSFAGELLAKGYEDMIEDILAWYESLPLIALLDSIVALHGGVPKPVPKDLKELAGAQAFDPVGLQILWNDPLDEQYWPRGGGTKAFTADDLSAFLNLTGTKLLIRGHQYVPGRGYKLNFDNQCVTIFSASYGYGWPRCFAYFPHPSEISPENVERYIIRL, from the coding sequence ATGAGCTTGCGAAAGCTTTTAATCAAAAGCACCGAGATCAACATAAGGCTTCCTTTTCGTCGCGATAATATGGTAGAAAGAGACGCAGACAGCCCTTTAGTAATTATAGGAGATCTTCACGGCGAACGCGATTCCCTAAAGGACATTATAGACGTTGTCGGAGATGAAAGGGATAGCTTATTCCTATTTTTAGGAGACTACGTGGACAGGGGATCGGATTGTATAGGACTGCTCGAGGACATCCTGACCTTCCAGGCAAGAAACCAAGACAGGGTCATACTGCTCAGGGGCAATCACGAAGACTGGAACATGAACGTCCGTTATTCCTTCGCAGGTGAATTACTGGCAAAAGGTTACGAGGACATGATCGAAGACATCCTGGCCTGGTACGAATCTCTGCCGTTGATCGCCCTTTTGGACAGTATTGTGGCCCTCCATGGAGGAGTGCCCAAGCCCGTCCCCAAAGACCTAAAAGAACTTGCCGGGGCACAGGCTTTTGATCCGGTCGGCCTTCAGATTTTATGGAACGATCCCTTGGACGAACAATATTGGCCTCGAGGCGGGGGAACCAAGGCCTTTACAGCAGATGACCTATCCGCCTTTTTAAATCTTACAGGCACAAAACTGCTCATCAGGGGACACCAATATGTTCCAGGCAGAGGCTATAAACTCAACTTCGACAACCAGTGCGTGACCATATTTTCCGCAAGTTACGGTTACGGCTGGCCCAGGTGTTTCGCTTATTTTCCGCATCCTAGTGAAATTTCCCCCGAAAACGTAGAAAGATACATCATAAGGCTGTAA
- a CDS encoding DHH family phosphoesterase: MKRPLINIISHTDLDGVVAAAVAWYALYPESAPLQINLLGYGEIDNAILETLQSDRKPLILDLFCQRRETIDLIDSYFEGGCPICFDHHETTLQNWGNRPWLKIDTSCCAAKVYYSWLMSQDLPDSARQRLIILSDIVEVANDRDLWLGQKPESRLWQALITMCGPWSVFCRLVANPSSSLSDGEYEATTEFVHDQEARFAEALEKVKRYGDDLMAIGPELLEFGDVSDFCGLILDRTENPPKVVAVANKKVTGEWAVSLRSRSGLAGKITGMLRDGRKVRGGGHGDAAALYFPPHYSLEQICDSILSAIKLVSEQESPISMTLGDILKGKLKKD, from the coding sequence TTGAAAAGACCTTTAATTAATATAATAAGCCATACCGATCTGGACGGCGTAGTGGCCGCTGCAGTTGCCTGGTATGCGCTTTATCCTGAAAGCGCACCGCTTCAGATTAATCTGCTGGGGTATGGAGAAATTGACAATGCGATCCTGGAGACCCTTCAATCGGACAGGAAACCTTTAATACTCGATCTTTTTTGTCAAAGGAGGGAGACGATAGATCTCATCGACAGCTACTTTGAGGGCGGATGCCCAATTTGTTTCGATCATCACGAGACGACGTTGCAAAATTGGGGCAACAGGCCTTGGCTTAAGATCGATACCTCCTGTTGTGCTGCCAAGGTATATTACAGCTGGCTCATGTCGCAGGACTTGCCTGACAGCGCAAGACAGCGTTTGATTATCTTATCCGACATTGTTGAAGTAGCCAACGACAGGGACCTGTGGCTGGGACAAAAACCGGAAAGCAGGCTCTGGCAGGCGCTTATCACCATGTGTGGTCCCTGGAGCGTCTTCTGCAGGCTTGTTGCCAATCCTTCTTCCTCTCTCTCCGATGGAGAATATGAAGCAACGACCGAATTTGTCCATGATCAGGAGGCGCGTTTTGCGGAGGCCCTTGAAAAGGTCAAACGTTACGGCGACGACCTGATGGCGATTGGGCCGGAGTTGCTTGAATTTGGAGACGTGTCGGATTTCTGTGGCTTAATCTTAGATAGGACCGAAAATCCGCCAAAGGTGGTGGCGGTGGCCAACAAGAAAGTAACGGGGGAGTGGGCCGTGTCGCTTAGAAGCAGGTCGGGATTGGCCGGTAAAATTACCGGGATGTTGCGTGATGGCAGGAAGGTACGCGGAGGCGGACATGGGGATGCAGCGGCGTTATACTTTCCTCCGCATTATTCCCTGGAACAGATATGTGATTCGATCCTGTCGGCGATAAAATTGGTTTCAGAGCAGGAAAGCCCGATATCGATGACCCTGGGCGACATATTGAAGGGCAAATTAAAGAAGGATTAG